In Moorella sp. Hama-1, a single genomic region encodes these proteins:
- a CDS encoding carbon starvation CstA family protein, with amino-acid sequence MKALPLVIVTALVFVLAYRYYGAFMAAKVLALDPGRRTPALAHNDGRDYVPTNRWLVFGHHFAAIAGAGPLIGPVLAAQFGYLPGFLWILIGAVVAGAVHDMVILFASVRNDGQSLAEIAHREVGTFSYWMASIALLFLLIVVLAGASVSVVNALFQSPWGTFTVGVTIPIAIFIGAYLKWLRPGRIGEATVIGVALIVAGVVLGPVIQHSALASLLTFNKQQLSLMIAAYGFLAAVLPVWLLLVPRDYLSTYMKIGTILLLAAGVIIVNPVLQMPSVTRFAAGGGPVIPGKVWPFMFITIACGALSGFHAMVSSGTTPKMVTSEADILPIGYGAMLVEGFVALMALIAATVLAPADYFAINSAPEVFAKLGMHLQDLPVLSALVGEDLAGRPGGAVSLAAGMAHIFSSIGGLKHLMGYWYHFAIMFEALFILTLIDAGTRVGRYLLQEIGGVVYKPLKDHNWWPGIIITSGIFTLAWGYLLYGGSISTIWPLFGVNNQLLGSMALAIGTTMLIRMGKARYAWTTFIPMVFLTVTTIAAGYENIFINYLPTHNYLLAVISIVMLLMVIAIIADSVRVWIQLLFGKKREGVTSQAAPLNETGSAHTY; translated from the coding sequence GGTGATTGTAACTGCCCTGGTGTTTGTCCTGGCTTACCGCTACTACGGCGCCTTCATGGCCGCGAAAGTACTGGCCCTGGACCCGGGACGCCGGACCCCGGCCCTGGCCCATAACGACGGCCGGGACTATGTGCCGACTAACCGCTGGCTGGTCTTCGGCCACCACTTTGCGGCTATCGCCGGCGCTGGCCCTTTAATCGGCCCGGTACTGGCGGCCCAGTTCGGTTACCTGCCTGGCTTCCTGTGGATCCTGATTGGTGCCGTCGTCGCCGGCGCCGTCCATGATATGGTCATTCTTTTCGCTTCCGTCAGGAACGACGGCCAATCCCTGGCGGAGATCGCCCATCGGGAAGTGGGTACCTTTTCCTACTGGATGGCCTCGATAGCCCTCCTTTTTCTCTTAATCGTCGTCCTGGCCGGTGCCAGTGTCTCGGTAGTTAACGCCCTGTTCCAGAGCCCCTGGGGCACCTTTACCGTGGGCGTGACCATTCCCATCGCCATTTTTATCGGTGCTTACCTCAAATGGCTCCGTCCCGGCCGTATCGGTGAGGCTACCGTTATCGGCGTGGCGCTAATTGTTGCCGGCGTAGTCCTGGGACCGGTGATCCAGCATTCGGCCCTGGCATCGCTCCTGACCTTTAATAAGCAGCAGCTTTCCCTGATGATTGCCGCCTATGGTTTCCTGGCGGCGGTGTTGCCGGTCTGGCTCCTGCTGGTACCCCGGGACTACCTGAGCACTTATATGAAGATCGGGACCATTCTCTTGCTGGCCGCCGGGGTGATTATCGTCAACCCCGTCCTGCAGATGCCGTCGGTGACCAGGTTTGCCGCCGGCGGCGGCCCGGTAATCCCCGGCAAGGTCTGGCCCTTTATGTTTATCACCATTGCCTGTGGCGCCCTCTCCGGTTTCCACGCCATGGTCTCCAGCGGTACCACACCCAAGATGGTTACCAGTGAGGCCGATATCCTGCCCATCGGTTACGGGGCCATGCTGGTGGAGGGGTTTGTAGCCCTCATGGCTCTGATTGCCGCTACCGTCCTGGCCCCGGCCGATTACTTCGCCATTAACAGCGCTCCTGAAGTATTTGCCAAACTGGGTATGCACCTCCAGGACCTCCCTGTGCTTTCCGCCCTGGTGGGTGAGGACCTGGCCGGCAGGCCGGGCGGGGCCGTTTCCCTGGCGGCAGGCATGGCTCACATCTTCTCCAGCATCGGCGGCTTAAAGCACCTGATGGGCTACTGGTACCACTTCGCCATTATGTTTGAAGCCCTGTTCATCCTGACATTGATTGACGCCGGTACCAGGGTCGGCCGTTACCTGCTCCAGGAGATCGGCGGCGTAGTTTACAAGCCCTTGAAGGATCACAACTGGTGGCCGGGTATCATCATCACTAGCGGTATCTTCACCCTGGCCTGGGGTTATCTCCTCTACGGCGGCTCCATCTCCACCATCTGGCCCCTCTTCGGGGTCAATAACCAGCTGCTGGGGAGTATGGCCTTGGCTATCGGCACCACCATGCTCATCCGGATGGGCAAAGCCCGTTATGCCTGGACCACCTTTATTCCCATGGTCTTTTTAACGGTGACTACCATAGCCGCCGGTTATGAAAACATCTTTATCAACTATCTCCCGACCCATAACTACCTGCTGGCAGTGATCTCCATCGTGATGTTGCTGATGGTCATTGCTATCATTGCCGACTCGGTAAGGGTCTGGATCCAGCTCCTCTTCGGTAAAAAGCGGGAAGGGGTAACTAGCCAGGCCGCGCCTCTAAACGAAACCGGTTCGGCCCACACTTACTAA